A part of Propioniciclava coleopterorum genomic DNA contains:
- a CDS encoding TIGR03086 family metal-binding protein, whose product MTTQTDVHATLTELADLLERIPAEADGPTPCDDFPIPALRRHVVGWLTAFTDGFSRPDGACSDADAVAVAGDGSAQVRGLRDRLDAALTAGAGERPLSIGGSAMPGDLALAMILWEYQVHGWDLARAAGLPWNPDVDALAATLAFAPGMLSPDNQGEGMTFAAPVPVPEDAPPLDRLVGLSGRRPDWAA is encoded by the coding sequence ATGACGACACAGACGGACGTCCACGCGACCCTCACCGAACTGGCCGACCTGCTGGAGCGGATCCCGGCCGAGGCCGACGGCCCCACTCCCTGCGACGACTTCCCGATCCCGGCGCTGCGCCGGCACGTCGTCGGCTGGCTGACCGCCTTCACCGATGGCTTCTCCCGCCCCGACGGCGCCTGCAGCGACGCCGACGCCGTCGCGGTGGCGGGCGACGGGTCGGCCCAGGTGCGCGGCCTGCGCGACCGGCTGGACGCGGCCCTGACGGCGGGCGCGGGCGAGCGTCCGCTGTCGATCGGCGGCTCCGCGATGCCGGGCGACCTGGCGCTGGCCATGATCCTGTGGGAGTACCAGGTGCACGGCTGGGACCTGGCGCGGGCGGCCGGGCTGCCGTGGAACCCCGACGTGGACGCCCTCGCGGCGACGCTGGCCTTCGCCCCGGGGATGCTGTCCCCGGACAACCAGGGCGAGGGCATGACCTTCGCCGCTCCCGTTCCGGTCCCCGAGGACGCCCCGCCGCTCGATCGGTTGGTGGGGCTGTCGGGGCGCCGGCCCGACTGGGCCGCCTGA